In one window of Meleagris gallopavo isolate NT-WF06-2002-E0010 breed Aviagen turkey brand Nicholas breeding stock chromosome 4, Turkey_5.1, whole genome shotgun sequence DNA:
- the FBXW7 gene encoding F-box/WD repeat-containing protein 7 isoform X4: MKRKLDHGSEVRSFSLGKKPCKVSEYTSTTGLVPCSATPTTFGDLRAANGQGQQRRRITSVQPPTGLQEWLKMFQSWSGPEKLLALDELIDSCEPTQVKHMMQVIEPQFQRDFISLLPKELALYVLSFLEPRDLLQAAQTCRYWRILAEDNLLWREKCKEEGIDEPLHIKRRKVIKPGFIHSPWKSAYIRQHRIDTNWRRGELKSPKVLKGHDDHVITCLQFCGNRIVSGSDDNTLKVWSAVTGKCLRTLVGHTGGVWSSQMRDNIIISGSTDRTLKVWNAETGECIHTLYGHTSTVRCMHLHEKRVVSGSRDATLRVWDIETGQCLHVLMGHVAAVRCVQYDGRRVVSGAYDFMVKVWDPETETCLHTLQGHTNRVYSLQFDGIHVVSGSLDTSIRVWDVETGNCIHTLTGHQSLTSGMELKDNILVSGNADSTVKIWDIKTGQCLQTLQGPNKHQSAVTCLQFNKNFVITSSDDGTVKLWDLKTGEFIRNLVTLESGGSGGVVWRIRASNTKLVCAVGSRNGTEETKLLVLDFDVDMK, translated from the exons ATGAAGAGAAAGTTGGACCATGGCTCCGAGGTCCGTTCTTTCTCTCTGGGGAAGAAACCCTGCAAAGTCTCAGAATACACAAG TACCACAGGGCTGGTGCCATGCTCTGCCACACCGACCACTTTTGGGGACCTGAGGGCAGCCAATGGCCAGGGGCAGCAGCGCCGCCGCATTACATCTGTGCAGCCACCCACGGGCCTTCAGGAATGGCTGAAAATGTTTCAG agCTGGAGTGGACCAGAGAAATTACTTGCTTTAGATGAACTCATTGACAGTTGTGAACCAACACAAGTGAAACACATGATGCAAGTGATAGAACCCCAGTTTCAAAGAGACTTCATTTCCTTGCTCCCAAAAGAG CTGGCACTGTATGTGCTGTCATTCCTGGAACCCAGGGACcttctgcaggcagctcagacGTGCCGTTATTGGAGGATTCTGGCTGAAGATAATCTTCTCTGGAGAGAGAAATGCAAAGAGGAAG GGATAGACGAACCATTACATATCAAAAGGAGGAAAGTAATAAAACCAGGCTTTATACACAGTCCGTGGAAGAGCGCGTATATTCGACAACACAGAATTGATACCAACTGGCGGCGAGGAGAACTTAAATCGCCTAAG GTGCTCAAAGGCCATGATGATCATGTGATCACATGCCTTCAGTTCTGCGGGAACCGGATAGTGAGTGGCTCCGATGACAATACATTAAAAGTGTGGTCAGCAGTTACCGGCAAG tgcttgaGAACATTAGTGGGACATACAGGTGGAGTCTGGTCATCACAGATGAGGGACAACATCATCATCAGTGGATCAACAGACCGGACTTTGAAAGTCTGGAACGCTGAGACTGGAGAATGCATACATACTTTGTATGGACACACCTCCACGGTGCGCTGCATGCATCTCCACGAGAAGAG AGTGGTCAGTGGTTCTCGAGATGCTACACTGAGAGTTTGGGACATAGAGACGGGCCAGTGTTTACATGTTCTGATGGGCCACGTAGCTGCAGTTCGATGTGTTCAATATGATGGCAGAAGGGTTGTAAGTGGTGCATATGATTTTATGGTCAAAGTGTGGGATCCAGAGACTGAGACCTGTCTGCACACTCTGCAAGGGCATACTAACAGAGTCTATTCATTACAG TTTGATGGTATCCATGTGGTGAGCGGATCTCTTGACACCTCCATCCGAGTTTGGGATGTGGAGACAGGAAACTGCATTCACACACTCACAGGCCACCAGTCTTTGACAAGTGGAATGGAACTTAAGGACAATATACTCGTGTCTGGAAATGCTGATTCTACAGTCAAAATCTGGGACATTAAAACAGGACAATGTTTACAGACATTGCAAG GTCCCAACAAGCATCAGAGCGCTGTGACCTGTTTACAATTCAACAAGAACTTTGTAATTACCAGCTCAGATGATGGGACTGTAAAACTTTGGGACTTGAAAACGGGTGAATTTATCCGAAATCTTGTTACATTGGAGAGCGGGGGAAGCGGAGGCGTCGTGTGGCGGATCAGAGCTTCCAACACAAAGCTGGTGTGCGCCGTTGGGAGCCGGAACGGGACTGAGGAAACAAAGCTGCTGGTGTTGGACTTTGACGTAGATATGAAGTGA
- the FBXW7 gene encoding F-box/WD repeat-containing protein 7 isoform X3 has protein sequence MSKPGKTAINHGLVPVDLKSAKEPLPHQTVMKIFSISIIAQGLPFCRRRMKRKLDHGSEVRSFSLGKKPCKVSEYTSTTGLVPCSATPTTFGDLRAANGQGQQRRRITSVQPPTGLQEWLKMFQSWSGPEKLLALDELIDSCEPTQVKHMMQVIEPQFQRDFISLLPKELALYVLSFLEPRDLLQAAQTCRYWRILAEDNLLWREKCKEEGIDEPLHIKRRKVIKPGFIHSPWKSAYIRQHRIDTNWRRGELKSPKVLKGHDDHVITCLQFCGNRIVSGSDDNTLKVWSAVTGKCLRTLVGHTGGVWSSQMRDNIIISGSTDRTLKVWNAETGECIHTLYGHTSTVRCMHLHEKRVVSGSRDATLRVWDIETGQCLHVLMGHVAAVRCVQYDGRRVVSGAYDFMVKVWDPETETCLHTLQGHTNRVYSLQFDGIHVVSGSLDTSIRVWDVETGNCIHTLTGHQSLTSGMELKDNILVSGNADSTVKIWDIKTGQCLQTLQGPNKHQSAVTCLQFNKNFVITSSDDGTVKLWDLKTGEFIRNLVTLESGGSGGVVWRIRASNTKLVCAVGSRNGTEETKLLVLDFDVDMK, from the exons ATGAAGAGAAAGTTGGACCATGGCTCCGAGGTCCGTTCTTTCTCTCTGGGGAAGAAACCCTGCAAAGTCTCAGAATACACAAG TACCACAGGGCTGGTGCCATGCTCTGCCACACCGACCACTTTTGGGGACCTGAGGGCAGCCAATGGCCAGGGGCAGCAGCGCCGCCGCATTACATCTGTGCAGCCACCCACGGGCCTTCAGGAATGGCTGAAAATGTTTCAG agCTGGAGTGGACCAGAGAAATTACTTGCTTTAGATGAACTCATTGACAGTTGTGAACCAACACAAGTGAAACACATGATGCAAGTGATAGAACCCCAGTTTCAAAGAGACTTCATTTCCTTGCTCCCAAAAGAG CTGGCACTGTATGTGCTGTCATTCCTGGAACCCAGGGACcttctgcaggcagctcagacGTGCCGTTATTGGAGGATTCTGGCTGAAGATAATCTTCTCTGGAGAGAGAAATGCAAAGAGGAAG GGATAGACGAACCATTACATATCAAAAGGAGGAAAGTAATAAAACCAGGCTTTATACACAGTCCGTGGAAGAGCGCGTATATTCGACAACACAGAATTGATACCAACTGGCGGCGAGGAGAACTTAAATCGCCTAAG GTGCTCAAAGGCCATGATGATCATGTGATCACATGCCTTCAGTTCTGCGGGAACCGGATAGTGAGTGGCTCCGATGACAATACATTAAAAGTGTGGTCAGCAGTTACCGGCAAG tgcttgaGAACATTAGTGGGACATACAGGTGGAGTCTGGTCATCACAGATGAGGGACAACATCATCATCAGTGGATCAACAGACCGGACTTTGAAAGTCTGGAACGCTGAGACTGGAGAATGCATACATACTTTGTATGGACACACCTCCACGGTGCGCTGCATGCATCTCCACGAGAAGAG AGTGGTCAGTGGTTCTCGAGATGCTACACTGAGAGTTTGGGACATAGAGACGGGCCAGTGTTTACATGTTCTGATGGGCCACGTAGCTGCAGTTCGATGTGTTCAATATGATGGCAGAAGGGTTGTAAGTGGTGCATATGATTTTATGGTCAAAGTGTGGGATCCAGAGACTGAGACCTGTCTGCACACTCTGCAAGGGCATACTAACAGAGTCTATTCATTACAG TTTGATGGTATCCATGTGGTGAGCGGATCTCTTGACACCTCCATCCGAGTTTGGGATGTGGAGACAGGAAACTGCATTCACACACTCACAGGCCACCAGTCTTTGACAAGTGGAATGGAACTTAAGGACAATATACTCGTGTCTGGAAATGCTGATTCTACAGTCAAAATCTGGGACATTAAAACAGGACAATGTTTACAGACATTGCAAG GTCCCAACAAGCATCAGAGCGCTGTGACCTGTTTACAATTCAACAAGAACTTTGTAATTACCAGCTCAGATGATGGGACTGTAAAACTTTGGGACTTGAAAACGGGTGAATTTATCCGAAATCTTGTTACATTGGAGAGCGGGGGAAGCGGAGGCGTCGTGTGGCGGATCAGAGCTTCCAACACAAAGCTGGTGTGCGCCGTTGGGAGCCGGAACGGGACTGAGGAAACAAAGCTGCTGGTGTTGGACTTTGACGTAGATATGAAGTGA